GGGCGACACCATCACGACCTCGTGCTCCGTGAGGTACTCGAGCACGGCCCTGGTCGGAGCCGTACCCACGCCGGCAACAACGGCGAAGACCCCGTCGCGCTCGACCATCTCTCGAACTGCCGCCAACGTCCGGGAAGGCTGGTAAGCGTCGTCCTTGAGGATGAACTTGATCTTCCGCCCGTGGATGCCCCCTTCTTCGTTGATCATCTCGAAGTAGAGCTCGGCACCTCGGCCGACCGCACCCCAGAGCGCTGCCGGCCCGGTCAGCGGCGACCACGTTCCGATCAGGATCGTGTCGTCGGTCACACCGCGGACGCCACCCTCGTCCGGCTCCGCACAGCTGAGTCCCGCGAATGCGGCGAGGATCAACGCCGCGGTCACGCCGCCGAAGCCGCTCCGACTATTCCTACGATTCATATGACTCCTACGAATCCTGCGATTCTTGATCGACGTCATGTTGGGCTCCCCGTTGTGCTCCTCGCTCGGACGTAGTGGACGCGTCCCCCTGCTCGGACGCAGTGGACGCGGCCCCCATGTATAGCTCCTCCACCTCGTCGTTGTCGACCAACTCGGCCGCCGTCCCGGAGATGACGAGCTCTCCGTTTTCGAGCACGACACCGTCGTCGGCCACTTTGAGGGCCATGCGTGCGTTCTGCTCCACGAGCAAGACTGTAACTCCCTCGTCGCGGATCTGCGAGATGATGTCGAAGACCTGCCGCACCAGAAGCGGGGCCAGGCCGAGAGAGGGCTCGTCGAGCAAGAGCAGTTCGGGTTCGTTCATGAGCGCGCGACCGATCGCCAACATCTGCTGTTCGCCGCCGGAAAGTGTACCCGCGGGCTGGTTTCGCCGCTCGGTCAGAACCGGGAAGTAGTCGTGGA
This window of the Gemmatimonadota bacterium genome carries:
- a CDS encoding ABC transporter ATP-binding protein, whose protein sequence is MGNPASHRPPASDRPVAETLLKLDGVETYYGPLRALCGVSLTVARGTVTVILGANGAGKSTLLGTIMGVLDGQPRRGTITFRGERIDGMATEKIVRAGISYVPEGRRVFPDLTVSENLKVGAYTVRDRQSTRRTLERVHDYFPVLTERRNQPAGTLSGGEQQMLAIGRALMNEPELLLLDEPSLGLAPLLVRQVFDIISQIRDEGVTVLLVEQNARMALKVADDGVVLENGELVISGTAAELVDNDEVEELYMGAASTASEQGDASTTSERGAQRGAQHDVDQESQDS